TGATCTCCTCCATATCGGCGGGCTGTCCCGTAAAATCGACAGGAATGATCGCTTTGGTACGCGGGGTGATGTGCTGGCGAATCTGCTCGGGATCGATCAGATACGTATCGGGCCGGATATCGGCGAAAACGACAGTGCCTCCGCAATAGCGCACGCAGTTGGCGCTGGCTGCAAACGTAAGGGGCGTGGTGATCACCTCATCCCCTGCGCTAATCCCGGCCGCATAACAGGCGCCATGCAGGGCAGCCGTCCCGTTTGCAAACGCGACGGCGTATTTGGCCCCCACCAGGCGGGCCACGGCTTCTTCAAATTCCCGGATCTTGGGTCCTTGGGTCAGATAGGGAGAGCGCAATGTCTCGATCACCGCGGCTATGTCTTCTTCGGATATCGACTGCCGGCCGTACGCCAGATAGGCAGTCCGGACCGGCTGCCCCCCATGGATCGCCAGCCGTTCTTCTTTTACCGGTTTCACGTGCATTTCCCCCTAGATGAACGTTGTCGTGCGGATCCACTCTTCTGTGCGGCGAATCCCTTCTTCGAGAGAGACGGTCGGTTTCCATCCGAGCAAAGCGCTCGCTTTCTCGTAATTGCAGAGCAGCTTCTGGATTTCCGACTGGGGATGAATATGCGCCACATGACAAATGCGGCTCTCATCCTGGACGATCAGCTTCGCCAGCTCATTAATCGAGATATCGCGCCCCAGCCCGGCGTTGACGATCTGCCCGTCTACGGCGGCAGAATAGCCCGCTTCGGCCACAAAACGGGCACAGTCCTCCACGTACAAAAGGTCGCGGGTTTGGGTGCCGTCGCCGTAGATATGGAGCATGCCGCCATTCAGCTTTTGCTTGAGAAAGATGGCCACGACCCCGCCCTCTCCGCCCGTCTTTTGGAAGGGGCCGTAGGTATTGAAAGGTCGAATCACCACTGTGGGCAAGCCGTATGCGTAGTAGTAGGAGAGCACCATGTTTTCTGCAGCGATTTTGGAACCGGCATACGGGGAAGCCGGCTTGACCGGATGCTCTTCGCGGATGCCCTGTTCGTCCTGGCAGCGATCGTACACCATGCATGTACTCATAAAGACGACCTTCACGCGGTGCTGCCGGCACTGCTCCAGCACGTAAAACGTCCCCACCGTATCGTTATTGAAGGTCGTGCGGGGATCGTCGATGCTGTCCTGTACATTAATGCTGGCACCCAGGTGGTAGCAAACCTCGAATCCGTTGGCAAACAAGGATTGGAGCGTCGCTTCGTCCTTGATGTCCCCTTGCAGGAACTGCCGAAACCCGGGATGTTGCAAAAACTCAGAGAGATTCTCCCGCCTGCCATTGGAGAGGTCATCCAACACCCACACCTGGTGACCGTCCTCCAACAGGCGTTTGACTACCCATCGTCCAATGAATCCGGCACCGCCGGTTACGAGTACATTCATCGATTTCATCCCTTTCCGTCATCAAACATATCCCACCCTGCGGGTGTTCCTCTTGAGATATCGCGGCTTACCCGCTTGCCCAGCAGCATGTCGTAAAATTTGGGCGCAAGTCCGTAACCCGGGCGGATCGCGCGCAGATTTTGCGGCGTCAGCTTGTCGCCCGCTTTGACATCCTCGACGATGTACAGGGAGCGGCGGAATCTCAGCGATTTCTTTTCATGCTCCCCCGGGCCGTAGGCGACTTTCCCCAAGCCCTGCCAGGCCTGCTTCGTCTCCGTGACCAGGCTGTGGAACTCCTCCGGCTCCAGGGAGAATGCGGCATCGACGCCGCCGTCGGCACGGCGCAGGGTAAAATGCTTCTCCACGACAGTGGCTCCCAGGGCGATACTGGCGATCGCCACCCCGATCCCCATCGTATGGTCGGAGAGACCAGCCTCCACGCCAAATAGCTGTTTGAGATGGGGAATGGTGCGGAGGTTCGAGTGCGCGGGCGATGCCGGATAGGTACTCGTACATTTCAAAAGAATCAGGTCCTGGCAGCCTTCTTCTCTGGCAGCCCGCACCGCTTCGTCCAGCTCCGCCAGCGTCGCCATCCCCGTCGAGATGATCAGCGGCTTGCCCGTCCGGGCGACTCTTCGGATCAATGGAATATCTACATTTTCAAAGGAGGCGATCTTGTACAGCGGGACGTCCATGCTCTCCAAGAAATCTACCGATGTGTGGTCAAACGGGGTGCTGAAGCCAATCATCCCCAGCTCCCGGCAGCGTTCAAAAATAGGCTGGTGCCATTCCCACGGCGTCGCCGCTTCGCGGTACAAGTCGTACAAGGCCCTTCCTTTCCACAAGCTGCCAGCGTCCTGGATGACGAAGTCCTCCTGCTCCAGGTCAAGTGTCATCGTATCGGCGGTGTAGGTCTGGATCTTCAGCGCATCGGCGCCCGCTTTGGCAGCTGCCTCGACGATTTGCAGCGCCCGCTCCAAGGATTGGTTGTGATTGCCTGACATTTCCGCGATGATAAACGGCGGATGGTCCGGACCGATCACTCTGTTGCCGATGGAAATGCCTCTGCTTGCCATAAGCCCTCCTCCTCTCCCTAAAAATGGGTGAACCTACGCAAAAGGGGATGGAAACCTGTCCCGAACGATCAATCGCCGCCGGTTTCCTCCATGGCGGCCACGACCCTCTCCGCTCCCTTCCCATCCACCGTGCGCCAGCAGGCAGCCGCCATTCGGGATAAGCGGGCCGCATTCTGTCGAAGCCCCCGGACAGCCTCCGCCATCTGCTCTACGGTCGTCTCCTCCGCCCTCCCGAGGTAGAGCGCCATTCCGTTTTCATGGACCGCTCTGGCCAACGGCACCTGATTGGCGGCGACCGCTACAATCACAGAGGGGACGCCCAGGCAGCAGCGCTCCCACGTATGGGTCCCGCCTGCCCCGATCACCACCCCCGCACGGAGCAGTAGCTCCGCCATTCTGCTCGTTTGCACATGGAGAGAAAAGTGCGGCGTGCGCTCGCATAATTGCTGAATTCCGGCTGGATCGGGATGATTTTTTCCGATCACGACATCGGCCGTCAGCTGGGAGTCTTCCAAAAGCATCAAGGCTTCCAGCGCTTTTTTAGTTTGATTGGAGGGGTCGCTGCCCCCGAAAAAAACCAGCATGTGCTGCGGATCCACCTGTAAGACGCGGCGCCTGTCGCGCAGGCGGGCAAATTCCGGGCGTAAAAGCGCATAATGCGGGCCAAGCAGCTGCCGCGTCTTCGCGGGTATTTTTCCGGTATAGGGGGTCATAGACAGGCGCGGGGCAGACAGGACGTTCGGATCGAGGAGAATCTCGCAAGAATGCGGACGATTGGCGAGATCATCCATGACCAGAATTCGCCTCGTGTAAGGGCGCAGGAACGTTTCCCATTTTGCCTCGATGCCGTAGTGGTCCACGATCAACCAGTCCACTTTTTTAACGGGAAGCTGCTGCAGAACCGCAGCCGTCTGCCGGGCATCGGCCTGCCAGTCGGTGCCTAGCCAAGAGGGGAGATCGCTTTCGGTCGGATGGGTCGGTGATGGTTGCTGTGGGAGGGCTGGCAAGGCGTGAACAGTGAAGCCTTCTGTTTTGATGTGGTCGATCAGGTTTCCGGGGAAAAGCCGGGTCACGAACGAAACCTGCCACCCTTTGCTTCGCAGTGATTGGGCCAGGGTCAGGCATCGCATGATGTGGCCGCTGCCCATGTACAGCGAGGCATCCGCTCGGAAAAGGGCGTGAGGCATGGGGATTCACCTCTGTGGCTTGGTTTTCTCTTGTTCAGTGTATACGGCGGGGAGTGGGGGTGATTGTGCGTTTTTGCTAAAGGACGGTAATAAAAACAAATCCCCTCCAGATCTCACGGGAGGGGGAAACAAAACAGAAAACTATTTTCTTTTATCAAAAAACGAGCCGTATGCTTCGGGGATACTGTAACCATTGTATTGCTGAGCAGTTACTTTGCTTTTTTGGATTTGATTCATTTTGTTTTGGATCAGACCCATCCATTCGCTGATTCGATCCATAGATGCTTTGTCCAATTCTAAACAGCTGTGAAGAACATCCTTTTGCTTTTTGGAGAGTTGGTACCCGTTTGCGAGACCCTGTTGTAATTCTTGAACCAGCGCCTCTCTTTTATCTAACAGCAAAAGCCAGTTATCCGCCTCTTTTTCACCCTCGAGCTCATATTGCTGCACCTCATGCAACAGCAATTGGCTTACCGAATAATATTCTGCCACAATGGTATCCATATCGGATGTCATTATGTGCTCTCCGTTTCTGCAACCGGCTTCTTGGCGAGCACCATGGCTTCTTTCCAGGTGTCACGGAACTGAATAAACATATCTTCCATCTCATCCAAAATTGCGTTGTCCTTTTTCATGTTGGCTTCAATTAACCGGTGGAGCATATATTCGTAGAGTGAGAACAACTGTTTGGAAATCGGTATATCCATGTTTAAGGTAATCATGAGTTCTTGCACGATATCCTGGATTCGTATGATGGAGTCGTGCGCAAGGGGAATCTGTTTGCTCTCGATCGCCTGTTTTGCCTGTTTGGTGAACTTGATTCCGGCATTATACAGCATCATCGTGAGCTCGGCTGGTGTAGCTGTTGTTGTGGAGTTTCTTTGATATGCTTGCAAAGCCCGATTCATCGTTGCCCACACTCCTCATTGGGTATTACTGGCCGCCAAGTTGTGATGTCAACCACGCTCCTTGGGCGCTGTACTTGTTCATTGCTGTTTCCATCGCGGAGAATTGCTTCCAATAGTAATTTTCTTTTTTTAGCAGCTTATCTTCCCATAAGCTGATCTGATCATC
This sequence is a window from Brevibacillus composti. Protein-coding genes within it:
- a CDS encoding dTDP-glucose 4,6-dehydratase, with amino-acid sequence MNVLVTGGAGFIGRWVVKRLLEDGHQVWVLDDLSNGRRENLSEFLQHPGFRQFLQGDIKDEATLQSLFANGFEVCYHLGASINVQDSIDDPRTTFNNDTVGTFYVLEQCRQHRVKVVFMSTCMVYDRCQDEQGIREEHPVKPASPYAGSKIAAENMVLSYYYAYGLPTVVIRPFNTYGPFQKTGGEGGVVAIFLKQKLNGGMLHIYGDGTQTRDLLYVEDCARFVAEAGYSAAVDGQIVNAGLGRDISINELAKLIVQDESRICHVAHIHPQSEIQKLLCNYEKASALLGWKPTVSLEEGIRRTEEWIRTTTFI
- the pseG gene encoding UDP-2,4-diacetamido-2,4,6-trideoxy-beta-L-altropyranose hydrolase — protein: MPHALFRADASLYMGSGHIMRCLTLAQSLRSKGWQVSFVTRLFPGNLIDHIKTEGFTVHALPALPQQPSPTHPTESDLPSWLGTDWQADARQTAAVLQQLPVKKVDWLIVDHYGIEAKWETFLRPYTRRILVMDDLANRPHSCEILLDPNVLSAPRLSMTPYTGKIPAKTRQLLGPHYALLRPEFARLRDRRRVLQVDPQHMLVFFGGSDPSNQTKKALEALMLLEDSQLTADVVIGKNHPDPAGIQQLCERTPHFSLHVQTSRMAELLLRAGVVIGAGGTHTWERCCLGVPSVIVAVAANQVPLARAVHENGMALYLGRAEETTVEQMAEAVRGLRQNAARLSRMAAACWRTVDGKGAERVVAAMEETGGD
- the fliS gene encoding flagellar export chaperone FliS, yielding MNRALQAYQRNSTTTATPAELTMMLYNAGIKFTKQAKQAIESKQIPLAHDSIIRIQDIVQELMITLNMDIPISKQLFSLYEYMLHRLIEANMKKDNAILDEMEDMFIQFRDTWKEAMVLAKKPVAETEST
- the pseI gene encoding pseudaminic acid synthase: MASRGISIGNRVIGPDHPPFIIAEMSGNHNQSLERALQIVEAAAKAGADALKIQTYTADTMTLDLEQEDFVIQDAGSLWKGRALYDLYREAATPWEWHQPIFERCRELGMIGFSTPFDHTSVDFLESMDVPLYKIASFENVDIPLIRRVARTGKPLIISTGMATLAELDEAVRAAREEGCQDLILLKCTSTYPASPAHSNLRTIPHLKQLFGVEAGLSDHTMGIGVAIASIALGATVVEKHFTLRRADGGVDAAFSLEPEEFHSLVTETKQAWQGLGKVAYGPGEHEKKSLRFRRSLYIVEDVKAGDKLTPQNLRAIRPGYGLAPKFYDMLLGKRVSRDISRGTPAGWDMFDDGKG